One stretch of Thermoproteota archaeon DNA includes these proteins:
- a CDS encoding DUF4147 domain-containing protein has translation MIIQNYRELAQNRTKKHALQILESGLEAAAPNIGLEKYIKKGKIKIDSTEFLSENYTAIHLVAFGKAADYMAKTVNFLLDVKSGFIVIPKGSKSVLSGKKFQIFNASHPTPNQTSVDAAKAIQKFLKRRKKSELVIFLVSGGGSSLVCLPDGVDLSDKMYANDLLLKSGATIQEFNCVRKHLSQIKGGRLVQGLACDAISLIMSDVDDNDLSAISSGTTYCDNTTFSDALKIIRKYNLVKKMPENVMNRIFDGVNGKISETPKEPVIPNYIVASNQDCIDAMIKKAKDFGYSAKVLKVSGNIKDATQKILKELPSSKSVLIFGGETTVEVLGNGKGGRNQEIVLRLLKNMQKLDSKFVVASIGTDGIDGNTEYAGAISSSEIDVSTVNKYLMNSNSSEFFAKTKGLVKTGYTHTNLQDIGIIIPQ, from the coding sequence ATGATTATTCAAAATTATAGGGAACTTGCCCAAAACAGAACAAAAAAACATGCATTACAGATACTTGAATCCGGTTTAGAAGCAGCTGCACCAAACATTGGATTGGAGAAATACATCAAAAAAGGCAAGATCAAAATTGATTCTACTGAATTTCTTTCTGAAAATTATACTGCAATTCATCTAGTTGCATTTGGCAAGGCAGCAGACTATATGGCAAAGACTGTGAATTTTCTCTTAGATGTAAAGAGTGGGTTTATCGTAATTCCTAAAGGCTCAAAGTCAGTGCTTTCTGGGAAAAAATTCCAAATATTTAATGCCAGTCATCCTACACCAAATCAAACCAGCGTTGATGCTGCAAAAGCAATTCAGAAGTTTTTAAAGAGAAGAAAAAAATCTGAGTTGGTAATTTTCCTAGTCTCAGGTGGAGGGTCATCACTTGTGTGTCTGCCTGATGGTGTAGATTTATCTGATAAAATGTATGCAAATGATTTGCTTCTCAAATCTGGCGCTACCATTCAAGAGTTTAACTGCGTTAGAAAACACCTATCACAAATCAAGGGTGGTAGATTAGTCCAAGGACTTGCATGTGATGCAATATCACTCATAATGTCTGATGTTGATGATAATGATTTATCTGCAATTTCTTCTGGCACTACATACTGTGATAACACCACATTTTCTGATGCCTTGAAAATAATTCGAAAATACAATCTTGTAAAGAAGATGCCGGAAAATGTCATGAATAGAATTTTTGATGGTGTAAACGGTAAGATTTCTGAGACTCCAAAAGAACCAGTAATTCCTAACTATATTGTTGCTAGCAATCAAGACTGCATTGATGCGATGATAAAAAAGGCCAAGGACTTTGGTTATTCTGCTAAAGTCTTGAAAGTTTCTGGAAATATCAAAGATGCAACACAAAAAATTCTAAAAGAACTCCCATCTTCAAAATCAGTTCTGATATTTGGGGGTGAGACAACTGTTGAGGTGTTGGGTAATGGAAAGGGAGGACGAAATCAAGAGATTGTTTTGCGTCTGTTAAAAAACATGCAGAAATTAGATTCAAAATTTGTTGTAGCATCAATTGGAACTGATGGCATTGATGGCAACACAGAGTATGCTGGCGCCATATCTTCTTCAGAGATTGATGTCTCTACTGTAAACAAATATCTCATGAATAGCAATTCTAGTGAATTTTTTGCAAAAACAAAAGGTTTGGTCAAAACTGGATATACTCATACAAATCTCCAAGATATTGGCATAATTATTCCACAATAA
- a CDS encoding iron-containing alcohol dehydrogenase produces the protein MYTVRIPKVIKFGENALGETEYPKNALVVTTAPPELSGKWLDKMGIQDYMLYDKVKPEPSIDDVKSVISEFKGKNPSALIGLGGGSSMDVVKYAAPEMGKEKILIPTTFGTGAEMTTYCVLKFDGKKKLLREDKFLADMAVVDSYFMKGTPEQIIKNSVCDACAQATEGYDSKLGNDLTRTLCKQAFDVLYDAIMNDKPENYPYGSMLSGMGFGNCSTTLGHALSYVFSNEGVPHGYSLSACTTVAHKHNKSIFYEKFKQIVEKLGFDKLDLKADVSEAADTVMTDRGHLDPNPIPISKEDVIKCLNDIKAGNL, from the coding sequence ATGTACACAGTACGTATTCCAAAAGTTATCAAATTTGGAGAAAACGCACTAGGTGAGACTGAATACCCAAAAAATGCACTAGTTGTCACTACTGCTCCACCAGAACTCTCTGGTAAGTGGTTAGACAAAATGGGAATTCAGGATTACATGTTGTATGATAAAGTCAAACCAGAGCCATCAATTGATGATGTGAAATCTGTTATTTCAGAATTCAAGGGAAAGAATCCTTCTGCATTAATTGGTCTTGGCGGTGGAAGCTCAATGGATGTTGTAAAATATGCAGCACCAGAGATGGGAAAAGAAAAGATACTCATCCCAACAACGTTTGGTACCGGAGCTGAAATGACTACATACTGCGTTTTGAAGTTTGATGGCAAAAAGAAACTACTTCGCGAAGACAAGTTCCTAGCAGACATGGCAGTTGTTGATTCGTACTTTATGAAAGGTACGCCTGAACAAATTATCAAAAATTCTGTTTGTGACGCATGTGCACAAGCAACAGAAGGCTATGATAGTAAACTAGGAAATGACTTGACACGAACACTTTGCAAGCAAGCATTTGATGTACTATATGATGCAATAATGAATGACAAACCAGAAAACTACCCATATGGTTCAATGTTATCTGGTATGGGATTTGGAAACTGTTCCACAACATTAGGTCATGCATTATCATATGTATTCTCAAATGAAGGAGTTCCACACGGATACTCTCTTTCTGCATGTACAACTGTGGCCCACAAGCACAACAAATCCATCTTCTATGAAAAGTTCAAGCAAATTGTAGAGAAACTAGGATTTGACAAATTGGACTTGAAGGCAGATGTTTCAGAAGCAGCAGACACAGTTATGACAGACAGAGGACATTTGGACCCAAACCCAATTCCTATCAGCAAAGAAGACGTGATAAAATGTCTAAACGACATTAAAGCAGGTAATTTGTAA
- a CDS encoding LLM class flavin-dependent oxidoreductase, with amino-acid sequence MNKLKFGIQNGLNVARAGYSEDQILTACMLADKTGYDSIFYMDHTNVPQWKKAIVLDPWVMLSAIAAVTNNVELGTCVTDAIRRHPSNIALAAITLDRISKGRAILGIGAGEAQNLKEFCIPFEKPVSKWEEQIEVIHTLYKSDPDKTVDYDGKYYKLEGACLQAPPIRKPRPPTYMASGGTRTLGLTGKLGDGWLPIGYTPELFEDHAAQIKKSMDENGRTQEEKDNFQYALDIDVYFSEDAEESWAKMKEAVKVSLFKPEVLRVHGLKEIEGFDFRKYFTEYSMSNQDWIVKMREAATKIPDPIARSSTAVGTPEDVIPVFERFMKAGVNHFVIRFWGKNYFGSIDKFASSVMPYLREQANK; translated from the coding sequence ATGAACAAGCTAAAGTTTGGAATTCAAAATGGTCTTAACGTTGCAAGAGCAGGGTACTCAGAAGACCAGATTCTAACGGCTTGTATGCTTGCAGACAAGACAGGTTATGATTCTATATTTTACATGGACCACACAAATGTTCCACAGTGGAAAAAAGCAATTGTGCTTGACCCATGGGTAATGCTTTCAGCTATTGCTGCAGTTACTAACAATGTAGAGCTTGGAACGTGTGTTACAGATGCAATTAGAAGACATCCTTCAAACATTGCACTTGCAGCTATTACACTAGATAGAATTTCAAAAGGAAGAGCAATCTTGGGAATTGGTGCAGGAGAAGCTCAAAACCTCAAAGAGTTTTGCATTCCGTTTGAGAAACCAGTATCAAAATGGGAAGAACAAATCGAAGTTATTCACACATTATACAAATCAGATCCTGATAAAACAGTAGATTATGATGGAAAGTATTACAAGCTTGAAGGCGCATGTCTACAAGCACCACCAATTAGAAAACCAAGACCACCAACATACATGGCATCAGGTGGTACACGAACTCTTGGCTTGACAGGAAAACTTGGTGACGGATGGTTACCAATCGGATACACACCAGAATTGTTTGAAGATCATGCTGCACAAATTAAAAAATCAATGGATGAGAATGGAAGAACACAAGAAGAAAAAGACAACTTCCAGTATGCATTAGATATTGATGTCTATTTTTCAGAAGATGCAGAAGAATCCTGGGCAAAGATGAAAGAAGCAGTAAAGGTAAGCTTGTTCAAACCAGAAGTTCTCAGAGTACACGGATTAAAAGAGATTGAAGGATTTGACTTTAGAAAGTACTTTACAGAATATTCCATGTCAAACCAAGACTGGATTGTAAAGATGAGAGAAGCAGCTACAAAGATTCCAGATCCAATTGCACGTTCTTCAACTGCAGTAGGAACACCAGAGGATGTAATTCCAGTCTTTGAGAGATTTATGAAGGCAGGCGTTAACCACTTTGTAATTAGATTCTGGGGCAAAAACTACTTTGGCAGCATTGACAAGTTTGCAAGCTCTGTTATGCCATATCTCAGAGAGCAGGCAAATAAATAA
- a CDS encoding pyridoxamine 5'-phosphate oxidase family protein has protein sequence MQLLGRLEIKSKQRIREFLNEEHVGRIASIDDSGFPQIIPMNFVYLDDAIYMHSHTRGEKIDNVRQNNKVGFEVDRELEFLPSYFEDPKNASLADTLYISVVIKGKAVIVNDKDEKVLALNGLMGKYQPEGHYESLNSSMEVLNEVAVIKVIPDSIRGKYKIGQGLQKGRRMELAQKILNRNSPTAKETLKIMGFEVTESGLVMVDEPVW, from the coding sequence GTGCAGCTATTAGGAAGATTAGAAATTAAATCAAAACAGAGAATCAGAGAATTCTTAAATGAAGAACATGTTGGGCGAATTGCATCAATTGATGATTCGGGGTTTCCGCAGATTATTCCAATGAATTTTGTGTATCTTGATGATGCAATATACATGCATTCTCATACAAGAGGAGAAAAGATAGACAACGTACGCCAAAACAACAAGGTCGGATTTGAAGTAGACAGGGAGCTTGAGTTTTTGCCATCATACTTTGAGGATCCAAAAAACGCATCACTTGCAGATACGCTTTACATCAGTGTAGTGATTAAGGGAAAAGCAGTCATCGTAAATGACAAGGATGAAAAAGTTCTTGCACTAAATGGATTGATGGGAAAATATCAGCCAGAAGGCCACTATGAGTCATTAAACTCATCCATGGAAGTGCTCAATGAAGTTGCAGTAATCAAAGTCATTCCAGATTCAATTCGTGGAAAATACAAGATTGGGCAGGGTTTACAAAAGGGCAGAAGGATGGAGTTGGCACAAAAGATTCTAAATCGAAATTCACCCACAGCAAAAGAGACACTGAAAATCATGGGCTTTGAAGTAACAGAGTCAGGACTAGTTATGGTCGATGAGCCTGTCTGGTAG
- a CDS encoding excinuclease ABC subunit UvrB: MQQIQKFELISDYQPTGDQPEAIQKIVHGISKEKIQTLLGVTGSGKTFTVANAIARTGKNTLVISHNKTLAAQLYAELKQFFPKNNVGYFVSYYDYYQPESYIPQTDTYIEKDTQINEKIEKMRLEATAMLLSGEPTIIVSTVSCIYSLGNPKDWDEMAITLSQKQEINRSEIIKKLINARYERNDTEIAPGNFRVKGDTIDIVPAYSEDIIRISLFGDEIEKITILDNVSLKEKKKISQIRIFPAKHYLIAKDVRENAIKSIKSELKKRLPELNELEKQRLEMRTKFDLEMIEELGYCSGIENYSRHFDGRKAGEKAFCLLDFFGKDFLLVIDESHVTLPQLHGMYKGDHSRKKELVTYGFRLPSAYDNRPLKFEEFEDYIKNTIFVSATPGEYEKKRSFQIVEQLVRPTGLIDPIVEIRPSKDQMDDLISEINKTAKKDQRVLVTTLTKRMAEDLAEYLSKKQIRVRYMHAEIEGLQRTELIRQLRLGEFDVLVGINLLREGLDIPEVSLVAILDADKEGFLRNVTSLIQTFGRAARNANGSVIMYADSVTKSMKEALDETKRRREKQIQYNKEHNITPKTIIKSIPAQVANLDEIKHKSPHDLSTDIIELDAQMKKYAEDLDFERAIECRERIKRIQKEIEKKNEN; encoded by the coding sequence TTGCAACAAATTCAAAAATTTGAATTAATTTCAGATTATCAACCCACAGGGGATCAGCCCGAAGCAATCCAAAAGATAGTACATGGAATATCAAAAGAGAAAATTCAGACATTACTAGGCGTAACAGGCAGTGGTAAAACATTCACTGTTGCAAATGCAATTGCAAGAACTGGGAAAAACACCCTAGTTATTTCTCATAACAAGACTTTGGCAGCTCAGCTTTATGCTGAGCTAAAACAGTTTTTTCCAAAAAATAATGTAGGCTACTTTGTCTCATATTATGACTATTATCAGCCAGAGAGTTACATTCCTCAAACAGATACCTATATCGAAAAAGATACGCAGATTAATGAAAAAATTGAAAAGATGAGGCTTGAGGCAACTGCAATGCTGCTCTCAGGGGAGCCAACAATTATTGTATCAACAGTATCATGCATCTATTCACTGGGAAACCCAAAAGACTGGGACGAGATGGCAATTACGCTTTCTCAAAAACAGGAGATCAATAGAAGCGAGATAATCAAGAAACTAATCAATGCAAGATATGAGAGAAACGATACAGAGATTGCTCCAGGGAATTTTAGAGTAAAGGGCGACACAATAGATATCGTCCCAGCATACTCTGAAGACATAATCAGAATCTCACTATTTGGAGATGAGATAGAAAAGATTACAATTCTTGATAATGTTTCCCTCAAAGAGAAGAAAAAGATTTCACAGATTAGAATTTTTCCTGCAAAGCACTATCTAATAGCAAAAGATGTTAGAGAAAATGCAATCAAATCAATAAAATCAGAACTAAAGAAAAGACTGCCAGAATTAAACGAATTAGAAAAACAAAGGCTTGAGATGAGGACAAAATTTGACCTTGAGATGATAGAGGAATTAGGGTATTGTTCTGGAATAGAAAACTATTCGCGCCATTTTGATGGAAGAAAAGCAGGAGAGAAAGCATTTTGTTTGTTGGATTTTTTTGGGAAGGACTTTTTGCTTGTAATTGATGAATCTCATGTCACACTACCACAGTTGCATGGAATGTACAAGGGTGATCACTCTAGAAAAAAAGAGCTTGTCACATATGGATTTAGGCTTCCTAGTGCATATGATAACAGACCTCTAAAATTTGAAGAGTTTGAGGATTACATCAAAAATACAATCTTTGTTTCTGCAACACCTGGTGAATATGAGAAGAAGAGATCATTTCAGATTGTAGAGCAGTTAGTGAGGCCAACAGGATTAATTGATCCCATAGTCGAGATAAGGCCCAGTAAAGATCAGATGGATGATCTTATCTCAGAGATTAACAAGACGGCAAAAAAAGACCAGAGAGTTCTTGTCACAACTTTGACAAAAAGAATGGCAGAAGATTTGGCAGAGTATCTATCAAAGAAACAAATTCGTGTTAGATACATGCATGCAGAAATTGAAGGGTTGCAAAGAACTGAGCTAATCAGGCAGCTTAGGCTAGGGGAATTTGATGTTCTAGTAGGAATCAATCTGTTAAGGGAAGGACTAGATATTCCTGAAGTATCCCTTGTTGCAATACTTGATGCAGACAAGGAAGGATTTCTAAGAAATGTCACCAGTTTAATTCAAACATTTGGAAGAGCGGCTAGAAATGCAAATGGAAGTGTGATAATGTATGCAGATTCAGTAACAAAATCCATGAAGGAGGCCTTAGATGAGACAAAACGACGTAGGGAAAAACAAATTCAATATAACAAAGAACACAACATTACACCAAAGACCATAATCAAATCAATTCCAGCGCAAGTTGCAAATCTTGATGAAATTAAACATAAATCACCTCATGACTTGTCAACGGATATAATTGAGCTTGATGCTCAAATGAAAAAGTATGCTGAAGATTTGGACTTTGAGCGAGCAATAGAATGCCGTGAAAGAATTAAAAGAATACAAAAGGAAATTGAAAAGAAAAATGAAAATTGA
- a CDS encoding excinuclease ABC subunit UvrA, with protein sequence MKIDKLKIRGARHHNLKNIDIDIPKNNLVVISGLSGSGKSTLAFDTIYAEGQRRYVESLSAYARQFLEMMDKPNVDSIEGLSPAISIQQKTTSKNPRSTVGTTTEIYDYLRLLYARIGIPHCTNCGRKISTQSVETICDSILKDFAKKKILVLAPIIQRKKGTYEKLFEQIKKDGYSRIRLDGEITSLDEEIPPLDKQKWHNIEIVVDRITIEKAEKSRLFEAIQTAIKTSKGDVMISTEKQDKIFSQNNACPYCGITIGELEPRTFSFNSPFGMCKACNGLGIKMEFDEDLVIPDKSKSILEGAIVPWSGRFSSFRKQALRAVGKKFGFDLMTPLNKIKPNHLKIILHGTDEMIDFRYQSKSGDSSWQYTDAFEGVLENLQRVFMETDSESKREWLKQFMRDTPCNVCNAQKLKPESLAVKINDRGIMDVCNLSIDQCYDFFDSLKLTETEQYIARDVLKEIKERLEFLKNVGLNYLTLNRRSSTLSGGESQRIRLATQIGSNLTGVLYVLDEPTIGLHQRDNAKLIKTLTKLRNLGNTVIVVEHDEEIIRSSDWMIDLGPGAGVHGGNVVFEGKVNKILNGHKSVTGKYLKDKSLITLKDKKRKQEGVITIKGASENNLKDINVEFPLGLFITVTGVSGSGKSTLINEILLKSLESHFYKSTSRPGAHKEITGIENIDKVISIDQSPIGRTPRSNPATYIGAFTPIRELFSNTELSKERGYKPGQFSFNVADGRCFACEGDGVKQIEMQFLSDVYVKCDECKGKRYNSETLSVHYKGKNIADILEMTVLEALEFFENIPAIKRKLQTIFDVGLGYIKLGQSSTTLSGGEAQRVKLASELSKKGTGKTLYILDEPTTGLHFADVQKLLDVLNRLVNLGNTIVVIEHNMDVIKNADWIIDLGPEGGDEGGRIVTVGTPEQVSKAPGSYTGKYLKEFMQR encoded by the coding sequence ATGAAAATTGATAAATTAAAAATCCGGGGAGCACGTCATCATAATTTAAAAAATATTGATATTGATATTCCAAAAAACAATCTAGTAGTTATCAGTGGATTATCCGGCTCTGGAAAATCAACCCTAGCATTTGACACAATTTATGCCGAAGGACAGAGACGATACGTAGAGTCACTTTCTGCATATGCAAGACAATTCCTGGAGATGATGGACAAGCCAAATGTTGATTCCATAGAGGGATTATCACCTGCAATATCCATCCAGCAAAAGACAACAAGCAAAAATCCCCGCTCCACAGTTGGGACAACTACAGAGATTTACGACTATTTGAGATTACTTTATGCAAGAATTGGTATTCCACACTGCACAAATTGTGGGCGAAAGATATCCACACAGTCAGTAGAGACTATTTGTGACTCTATCTTAAAGGATTTTGCAAAGAAAAAGATTCTCGTTTTGGCCCCTATTATTCAGAGAAAAAAGGGAACATATGAGAAGCTATTTGAGCAGATCAAAAAAGATGGATATTCAAGAATCAGACTAGATGGGGAAATTACATCACTTGATGAAGAGATTCCACCTCTTGATAAGCAAAAGTGGCACAACATTGAGATTGTTGTTGATAGAATTACAATCGAAAAGGCAGAAAAATCAAGACTTTTTGAGGCAATCCAAACTGCAATTAAAACATCAAAAGGCGATGTGATGATATCAACTGAGAAACAAGATAAGATATTTTCACAAAACAATGCATGTCCATATTGTGGAATTACAATTGGAGAATTAGAACCAAGAACATTTTCGTTTAATTCTCCATTTGGAATGTGTAAAGCGTGTAATGGATTAGGAATAAAGATGGAGTTTGATGAGGATTTAGTGATACCAGACAAATCAAAATCAATTCTTGAGGGAGCTATTGTTCCATGGAGTGGACGATTCTCATCATTTAGAAAACAAGCATTACGTGCTGTGGGGAAAAAATTTGGTTTTGATCTAATGACTCCATTAAACAAAATAAAACCAAATCATCTAAAGATAATTCTCCACGGTACAGACGAGATGATTGATTTTAGATATCAATCAAAGTCAGGAGATTCATCATGGCAGTATACTGATGCATTTGAAGGAGTATTAGAGAACTTGCAACGTGTGTTTATGGAGACAGATTCTGAATCAAAAAGAGAGTGGTTAAAGCAATTCATGCGAGACACCCCATGTAATGTATGCAATGCACAAAAGCTAAAACCAGAATCACTTGCAGTAAAAATTAACGATAGAGGAATAATGGATGTATGTAATCTCTCAATAGATCAGTGTTATGACTTTTTTGATTCCTTAAAACTAACAGAGACAGAGCAGTACATTGCAAGAGATGTATTAAAAGAAATTAAGGAACGTTTAGAGTTTTTAAAAAATGTCGGATTAAACTATCTTACACTCAATAGAAGAAGCTCCACGTTATCAGGGGGAGAATCACAAAGAATTCGTCTTGCAACACAAATTGGCTCAAATCTTACTGGTGTGCTATATGTGCTAGATGAGCCAACAATTGGACTCCATCAAAGAGATAATGCAAAGCTCATAAAAACGCTAACAAAGCTACGAAATCTTGGAAATACAGTCATTGTAGTGGAGCATGACGAGGAAATTATACGAAGTTCGGACTGGATGATTGACTTGGGACCAGGCGCAGGAGTCCATGGCGGAAATGTAGTTTTTGAAGGCAAGGTAAACAAAATTCTAAACGGTCACAAATCAGTAACAGGAAAGTACCTGAAAGACAAATCACTTATCACTCTAAAAGATAAAAAAAGAAAACAAGAAGGAGTAATCACAATAAAAGGGGCATCAGAGAACAATCTAAAAGATATCAACGTAGAATTCCCATTAGGATTATTCATTACAGTTACAGGGGTTTCAGGTTCAGGAAAATCGACTTTGATTAATGAGATATTGTTAAAATCACTAGAATCACACTTTTACAAATCAACATCAAGACCAGGTGCACATAAAGAAATCACAGGAATTGAAAACATCGACAAGGTAATTTCAATTGATCAGTCCCCCATTGGAAGAACTCCAAGATCAAATCCTGCAACATACATTGGTGCATTTACACCAATCAGGGAGTTATTCTCAAACACAGAGCTATCTAAGGAGAGAGGTTACAAGCCAGGTCAGTTTTCGTTTAATGTTGCAGATGGAAGATGTTTTGCATGCGAAGGTGATGGGGTAAAACAAATTGAAATGCAGTTTCTTTCTGATGTATATGTAAAGTGTGATGAGTGTAAAGGAAAAAGATACAACTCTGAAACATTATCAGTTCATTACAAGGGTAAAAACATTGCAGATATTTTAGAGATGACTGTACTAGAGGCATTAGAATTTTTTGAAAACATTCCAGCAATCAAAAGAAAATTACAAACAATTTTTGATGTAGGGTTAGGATACATCAAGCTTGGACAATCCTCAACAACACTTTCTGGAGGTGAAGCACAAAGAGTAAAGCTTGCATCAGAGTTATCAAAGAAAGGAACAGGAAAAACACTATACATTCTTGATGAACCAACAACGGGATTACATTTTGCTGATGTGCAAAAACTTCTTGATGTTCTAAACCGCTTGGTAAATCTTGGAAACACAATAGTAGTAATTGAGCACAATATGGATGTAATCAAAAATGCAGATTGGATTATTGATTTAGGCCCAGAAGGAGGAGATGAGGGAGGCAGAATCGTGACTGTAGGCACGCCTGAACAAGTCTCTAAAGCCCCTGGAAGCTACACAGGAAAGTATCTCAAAGAATTCATGCAAAGATGA
- a CDS encoding excinuclease ABC subunit C: MSFNIKNITIPAHPGIYLMKDNTGKIIYIGKAKNLKNRVRSYFLKNQNFKTQKLVEKISDIEFVLTDNESEAFLLESNMIKRYRPMYNIELKDQQRYTYLRLTEEKFPRLLVARRMRTGKFLGGGKIFGPFTQGSSKLLTIGSLRKAFKIRICKSLPKKACLEYHLGNCEAPCEFKTAQENYSKNILELESILKGKKEMQEFVSKLKQEMQEASDSQQFERAKEIRDTLHRLGSLNTNQKMEYVENAPDEDYFGIMIEDHTAHIMTLKQKQGVIRDRERFSFDLVADNTFSNFLFQYYTTHKIPKFVIVNSIPENVKILESLLSKHAGFSVKILAPKLGKRKKMIDLIMKNIKLIQTTGAEPGLVELRDILGLKETPRVIECFDISNHGADYAVASMSRFVEGRPDKSGYRKFRIKTVTGRDDYAMIGEVIKRRYLKLAEEKLKFPDLILIDGGKGQLRAAIDSLASLAVNIPCVSLAKKNEEVFVPKKKEPVIIPKEEQALKILQHARDEAHRFGVSYNRNLRKIETKKKKGKNL, from the coding sequence ATGAGCTTCAATATCAAAAACATCACCATTCCAGCACATCCAGGAATATACCTGATGAAGGACAATACTGGGAAAATAATCTACATCGGTAAAGCTAAAAATCTAAAAAATAGGGTAAGATCATACTTTTTAAAAAATCAAAATTTTAAGACGCAAAAACTAGTTGAAAAAATTTCAGACATTGAATTTGTTTTAACTGATAATGAAAGTGAAGCCTTTCTCTTAGAATCAAACATGATCAAAAGGTACAGACCAATGTACAACATTGAGCTAAAAGACCAACAGAGATACACATATCTCAGACTAACAGAAGAGAAATTTCCAAGACTACTTGTTGCAAGAAGAATGCGGACAGGAAAATTTTTGGGCGGAGGGAAAATATTTGGCCCATTTACTCAAGGTAGCTCAAAACTACTTACAATTGGCAGCCTAAGAAAAGCATTCAAGATTAGAATATGCAAGTCGCTCCCAAAGAAAGCCTGCCTTGAATATCATTTGGGAAACTGTGAGGCACCTTGCGAATTTAAAACTGCACAAGAAAACTATTCAAAAAACATTCTAGAGTTAGAATCCATTCTAAAGGGTAAAAAAGAGATGCAAGAGTTTGTCTCAAAGCTAAAGCAAGAGATGCAAGAAGCGTCAGATTCACAACAGTTTGAGCGAGCAAAAGAGATAAGAGATACTCTTCACAGACTAGGCAGTCTTAACACGAATCAAAAGATGGAGTATGTTGAGAACGCACCCGATGAAGATTATTTTGGAATCATGATTGAAGATCATACAGCACATATCATGACATTAAAACAAAAACAAGGAGTGATAAGAGATAGAGAGAGATTCTCTTTTGATCTTGTAGCAGACAATACATTTTCAAATTTTTTATTCCAATATTACACTACACATAAGATTCCAAAATTTGTAATTGTAAATAGTATTCCAGAGAATGTAAAAATTCTAGAGTCATTACTAAGCAAACATGCTGGGTTTTCAGTAAAGATACTTGCCCCAAAACTTGGAAAAAGAAAAAAGATGATAGATTTGATCATGAAAAACATCAAATTAATTCAGACAACAGGTGCAGAACCAGGACTAGTAGAGCTCAGAGACATACTAGGTCTAAAGGAGACTCCACGAGTAATCGAATGTTTTGATATATCTAATCATGGAGCAGATTATGCTGTAGCATCCATGTCTAGATTCGTCGAAGGTAGGCCTGATAAATCAGGATACAGAAAATTCAGAATAAAGACAGTCACCGGAAGGGATGATTACGCAATGATTGGCGAGGTAATCAAGAGAAGATATCTGAAACTGGCAGAAGAGAAGCTCAAGTTTCCAGATTTAATCTTGATTGATGGTGGTAAAGGACAGCTAAGAGCAGCAATTGATTCGCTTGCTTCCCTTGCAGTAAACATTCCTTGTGTGTCATTAGCGAAGAAAAATGAGGAAGTGTTTGTACCCAAGAAAAAAGAACCAGTAATCATTCCCAAAGAAGAGCAAGCACTCAAGATTCTACAGCATGCAAGAGATGAAGCACATAGATTTGGCGTCTCGTATAACAGAAATCTTAGAAAAATAGAAACTAAAAAGAAAAAAGGAAAAAATTTGTAG